The following are encoded in a window of Paenibacillus polymyxa genomic DNA:
- a CDS encoding AEC family transporter, protein MIQIVLSTLLSVIVPLSIPVIAGFLLGKFMKLETKPLSTLYLYFLSPAMILDTLLKAQLSWHDVAQTAAFSILNLLLLWGIAQLAGKIFRLSTPETAGLTLISTLTNSANYGLPLILLAFGQLGLDKASVYVVIQMIMVNTIGVYFAARSEFSVQSAVKSVFSLPAIYAALLAMGLRLLDWHLPSGIQSGVSMIAAAYSPVVLAILGTQMAYVKIFKLESSIKKASYAGLTIRLLLSPLAACLAMLILGISGLLFSVLFILASMPVAVNAVILAEKFNASPKLVSTCILWSTLASFLILPILIMLVAG, encoded by the coding sequence ATGATACAAATCGTACTTTCAACTCTATTATCCGTTATCGTTCCGCTGTCCATTCCAGTGATCGCCGGATTTTTACTCGGAAAATTCATGAAGCTGGAAACGAAACCGCTCTCGACTTTGTATTTATATTTTTTAAGCCCCGCCATGATTCTGGACACGCTACTCAAAGCACAGCTTTCTTGGCATGATGTAGCGCAGACTGCCGCTTTTTCAATACTGAACCTGCTGCTGTTGTGGGGAATTGCACAATTAGCGGGGAAAATCTTTAGACTGAGCACTCCGGAAACGGCTGGACTTACCTTAATCTCCACGCTGACCAATAGTGCAAATTATGGCCTGCCCCTTATTTTACTTGCCTTTGGGCAGCTCGGTCTGGATAAAGCCTCCGTGTATGTCGTCATCCAGATGATTATGGTCAATACCATTGGCGTTTACTTTGCAGCCCGCTCTGAATTTTCTGTTCAAAGTGCTGTTAAGTCGGTATTTTCACTTCCTGCGATCTATGCAGCTCTACTCGCCATGGGACTGCGGCTGCTGGACTGGCATCTTCCCTCTGGCATTCAGTCGGGCGTCTCGATGATTGCTGCCGCCTATTCTCCAGTCGTGCTGGCGATCCTTGGTACCCAGATGGCTTATGTGAAAATATTCAAACTGGAGTCGTCTATTAAAAAAGCCAGCTACGCCGGACTAACAATTCGCCTTTTGCTCTCTCCGCTTGCGGCTTGTCTTGCTATGCTGATACTGGGAATTTCAGGCCTTTTGTTCTCCGTTCTCTTCATTTTGGCCTCGATGCCGGTTGCTGTGAATGCTGTCATTTTAGCAGAAAAATTTAATGCATCGCCAAAACTGGTTTCCACCTGCATCCTGTGGAGCACGCTTGCCTCATTCCTGATATTGCCTATTCTGATTATGTTGGTAGCAGGTTAG
- a CDS encoding rhodanese-related sulfurtransferase: MCEHAYRILLFYKYVNIEDPATFTAEHLAYCKELGVKGRILIAAEGINGTLSGTVEQTEQYMRDLRANPKFHDIVIKIDESDGHAFKKIFVRHRQELVTLRHEDELDPNVISGKRLSPKEFYEQLQDEDVVVLDGRNDYEYDIGHFRGAIRPEVESFREFPQWIRDNMTQFKDKKILTYCTGGIRCEKLSGLLIKEGFNDVGQLDGGIVTYSKDPEVQGRLFDGKCYVFDERISIPINHTDEDVIVGKCFHCETPSDHYINCPVCNLQHIVCPDCEEQHQHYCSDDCRTKVETVATA, encoded by the coding sequence GTGTGTGAACATGCTTATCGAATTTTGTTGTTTTACAAATATGTCAACATAGAAGATCCTGCCACCTTTACGGCAGAGCATCTGGCTTACTGCAAGGAGCTGGGCGTCAAGGGAAGAATCTTGATTGCTGCAGAAGGAATCAACGGAACACTGTCTGGTACAGTAGAGCAAACGGAGCAATATATGCGTGATTTGCGCGCCAATCCGAAATTCCACGATATTGTTATTAAAATAGATGAGTCTGACGGTCATGCGTTCAAGAAAATATTTGTACGCCATCGTCAGGAGCTAGTTACGCTGCGTCATGAGGATGAACTGGACCCTAATGTAATTAGCGGTAAGCGGCTGTCACCAAAGGAGTTTTATGAACAGCTTCAAGATGAAGATGTAGTTGTTCTGGACGGACGTAATGATTATGAATATGACATCGGTCATTTCCGCGGGGCTATTCGCCCTGAAGTCGAATCGTTCCGTGAATTTCCACAATGGATTCGCGACAATATGACTCAGTTCAAAGACAAAAAAATCCTGACGTACTGCACCGGAGGTATCCGTTGCGAAAAGTTGTCCGGTCTTCTGATCAAAGAAGGGTTTAACGATGTAGGCCAGTTGGATGGCGGCATTGTGACTTACAGCAAGGACCCGGAAGTACAAGGACGTTTGTTTGACGGTAAATGCTACGTATTTGACGAACGAATCTCCATTCCGATCAATCATACGGATGAAGACGTCATTGTCGGCAAGTGCTTCCATTGTGAAACGCCAAGCGATCATTATATCAACTGCCCGGTGTGCAATCTCCAGCATATCGTATGTCCAGATTGCGAAGAACAGCATCAGCACTATTGCTCTGATGATTGCCGAACCAAAGTGGAAACCGTCGCTACTGCATAA
- a CDS encoding glycoside hydrolase family 27 protein, with the protein MKHHLTAHTPPMGWNSWDCYGAAVREEEVRGNAQYMAEHLKEYGWEYVVVDIQWYESGAVSSQYRPFVPLEMDSFSRLIPAVNRFPSAADGRGFQALAEYVHGLGLKFGIHIMRGISRQAVHQDTPILGTTSTARQIAHPNSICPWNTDMYGVDASKEGAQEYYNSLFDLYAEWGVDFVKVDDIAASRLYGIHLAEIELIRRAIAQCGRPMVLSLSPGPAPLEHASDLIANANMWRMTDDFWDVWPLLYGMFERCEKWAEHVGPGHWPDCDMLPLGHLGIRSVDSVDSGSHDRWTRFTKDEQLTMMTLWSIFRSPLMFGGELRDNDAWTLSLVTNEEVLNAHRNGLNARQVYRKDEHIVWTSHNGEGHVYAALFNAGDEASKVRVSLKDLGIEGQANARDLWNHVDLGVLTQELSADLPPHGAALFILK; encoded by the coding sequence ATGAAACATCATTTGACAGCGCATACACCACCTATGGGGTGGAATAGCTGGGATTGCTACGGTGCAGCAGTACGGGAAGAGGAAGTACGGGGAAATGCTCAATATATGGCGGAGCACCTGAAGGAATATGGTTGGGAATATGTCGTGGTGGATATTCAGTGGTATGAGTCAGGAGCAGTTTCTTCACAGTATCGCCCGTTTGTCCCATTGGAAATGGATTCATTTTCACGTCTTATTCCAGCGGTGAATCGTTTTCCTTCGGCAGCAGATGGACGAGGCTTCCAAGCTCTTGCGGAATATGTACACGGTCTGGGATTGAAATTTGGTATACATATTATGAGAGGCATCTCCCGTCAGGCTGTGCACCAGGATACCCCGATTTTGGGAACCACATCCACGGCGAGACAAATTGCGCATCCCAACTCTATTTGTCCCTGGAACACAGATATGTATGGGGTAGATGCATCCAAGGAAGGCGCACAGGAGTACTATAATTCGTTGTTTGACCTGTATGCCGAATGGGGTGTGGATTTTGTCAAAGTAGATGACATTGCTGCATCACGTCTCTATGGTATTCATTTGGCGGAAATTGAATTGATTAGGCGGGCTATCGCCCAATGCGGACGTCCGATGGTGTTGAGTCTATCACCTGGTCCTGCGCCGCTGGAGCATGCATCTGATTTAATTGCAAACGCGAATATGTGGCGTATGACTGATGACTTCTGGGATGTATGGCCTTTACTGTATGGTATGTTTGAGCGCTGCGAGAAGTGGGCGGAACATGTAGGTCCGGGTCACTGGCCGGATTGCGACATGCTGCCACTAGGTCATCTGGGTATTCGTTCGGTAGATTCGGTGGATTCCGGCAGCCATGACCGATGGACACGCTTTACGAAGGATGAGCAGCTAACGATGATGACCTTGTGGAGCATTTTCCGGTCTCCACTGATGTTCGGGGGAGAGCTGCGGGATAATGATGCATGGACCCTTTCCTTGGTAACGAATGAAGAAGTGTTAAATGCCCATCGCAACGGTTTGAATGCGCGGCAGGTGTACAGAAAGGATGAACATATCGTTTGGACTTCACATAACGGGGAAGGTCATGTATACGCAGCTTTGTTTAATGCTGGAGATGAGGCTTCAAAGGTGCGTGTATCCTTAAAAGACCTTGGTATTGAAGGACAGGCAAATGCCAGAGATTTGTGGAACCATGTAGATTTAGGTGTTTTAACACAAGAACTGTCCGCAGATTTACCTCCTCACGGAGCAGCTCTATTTATTTTGAAATAG
- a CDS encoding carbohydrate kinase family protein has protein sequence MKLKKIHKNEQDEPWPSSKPILCIGGANLDRKIMIKGTFQLHTSNPSSTRLQSCGGVARNVAENLGRLSQRVSLLTAVGDDAEGEFIIEQSSRYMHVVPLQVKGEPSTGVYTALLNERGELIVATAEMEIYDQIRPSVIYENTPLIASSRLVLLDTNFSMNVIAATIHVCHEHRVPIVVSSVSASKMRKLPRNLHGVEWLVCKPVEAEAYLGLELTDDQHMLDATRIFHKLGVQNVIFICGADRVLYASQDGTHGQIPMHPVQEVIDVTGADDAFIAGMIYGITQGYPMEQVCQFGISCVDLTLQTDRTVSETLSMNKLHSRFQELYGTHSQNFVFFKGVYFKKEDT, from the coding sequence ATGAAATTAAAAAAAATCCACAAAAATGAACAGGACGAGCCTTGGCCCTCTAGCAAACCAATACTATGTATCGGGGGGGCCAATCTGGATCGTAAAATCATGATTAAAGGTACATTTCAGCTTCATACCTCCAATCCAAGCAGTACAAGGCTGCAATCTTGCGGTGGGGTAGCACGAAATGTAGCCGAAAATTTAGGGAGGTTGAGCCAACGGGTCAGCCTGCTAACTGCGGTTGGGGACGATGCGGAAGGTGAATTTATTATTGAACAGTCCAGCCGTTACATGCACGTGGTTCCTCTGCAAGTCAAAGGTGAACCGTCAACTGGGGTTTATACTGCCTTGCTGAATGAGCGTGGTGAACTGATTGTAGCGACAGCAGAAATGGAGATTTATGATCAGATTCGTCCTTCAGTAATTTATGAAAATACTCCTTTAATCGCCTCGTCCCGACTCGTTCTGCTGGACACTAATTTCTCTATGAACGTAATTGCAGCCACCATACATGTCTGCCATGAACATCGGGTTCCGATTGTCGTTTCTTCGGTATCGGCCTCCAAGATGAGAAAGCTTCCCCGAAATTTGCATGGAGTGGAATGGCTGGTATGTAAACCGGTGGAGGCTGAAGCTTATTTGGGGCTAGAACTTACAGATGATCAGCATATGTTGGATGCCACCCGGATTTTTCACAAACTTGGGGTTCAAAATGTCATTTTTATCTGTGGTGCTGATCGAGTTTTGTACGCCTCTCAGGATGGAACTCATGGACAAATTCCTATGCATCCCGTTCAAGAGGTCATTGATGTCACAGGCGCAGATGATGCTTTTATTGCCGGGATGATTTATGGAATCACCCAAGGTTATCCTATGGAGCAAGTGTGCCAATTTGGAATTAGCTGTGTCGACTTGACCCTGCAAACGGATCGGACGGTTTCAGAGACCCTTTCTATGAATAAACTCCATTCTAGGTTTCAGGAGCTGTATGGCACACATTCGCAAAATTTTGTGTTTTTCAAGGGCGTGTATTTTAAAAAGGAAGATACATAA
- a CDS encoding proline--tRNA ligase produces MRQSQLLLTTLREAPAEAEVISHQLMLRGGFIRQLAAGMYTYMPLGRRVLRKVEQIIRDEMDRAGAGELLMPVLQPMELWQESGRYDVYGPELMRLQDRHDREFALGPTHEEVITSLIRNEVNSYRKLPVTLYQIQTKFRDERRPRFGLLRSREFLMKDAYSFDAHWEGLDHTYWTMFQTYHRIFTRCGLNFRAVEADAGAIGGEGETHEFMALADIGEDTIVACTCCEYAANLEKAVARSTEKIEIAPVSDENEHVSQPSFDTAKMEKFHTSGLRTIDQLVESLHIEPEEIIKTLIYMADDQPVAVVVRGDHEVNEVKVKHILGSEKFEIASADTVSKATGTPSGFVGPSGLTIPVWVDYAVVQMSSGIAGANELDYHYRHVNPRRDIDLRHVADLRNVIEGDRCPRCDEGELKLYRGIEIGHVFKLGTKYSEKLGATFLDASGTEQTMIMGCYGIGVSRILSAIVEQNHDQNGMIWPHALAPFQVHIIPISVKDRLQMQLAEKLYNQLQDHGVEVLLDDREERPGVKFKDSDLVGIPVRIVVGKDVEHGKVELVERKSCNKETIHIQDVERRILELR; encoded by the coding sequence ATGCGCCAAAGCCAATTATTACTGACAACCTTGCGTGAAGCACCCGCAGAGGCCGAAGTGATCAGTCATCAGCTTATGCTGCGGGGAGGATTTATCCGCCAACTGGCGGCTGGAATGTACACCTACATGCCATTGGGCAGACGGGTGCTCAGAAAAGTAGAGCAAATCATACGAGATGAAATGGATCGCGCCGGAGCTGGGGAGTTGCTGATGCCTGTATTGCAGCCAATGGAGCTATGGCAAGAATCAGGGAGATACGATGTTTACGGTCCTGAGCTGATGCGTCTGCAAGATCGACATGATCGAGAGTTTGCATTGGGGCCTACACATGAAGAGGTTATTACGTCTTTAATACGAAATGAAGTGAATTCTTATCGCAAATTGCCTGTAACCCTGTATCAAATTCAAACCAAATTTCGGGATGAACGACGTCCTCGATTTGGCCTGCTTCGCAGCAGAGAATTCTTGATGAAGGATGCCTATTCGTTTGATGCACATTGGGAAGGACTAGATCATACCTATTGGACTATGTTCCAGACATATCATCGCATTTTTACCCGCTGTGGTCTGAATTTTCGTGCAGTAGAAGCAGATGCGGGTGCCATTGGTGGCGAAGGTGAAACCCATGAATTTATGGCTCTAGCTGATATTGGAGAGGACACCATTGTAGCATGCACCTGCTGTGAATATGCAGCTAATCTTGAAAAAGCCGTGGCGCGGTCGACGGAGAAAATAGAAATAGCTCCAGTCTCAGATGAAAATGAACATGTCAGCCAGCCTTCTTTTGATACAGCTAAAATGGAAAAATTCCATACTTCAGGCCTACGTACAATAGATCAACTGGTTGAATCGCTTCACATAGAACCTGAAGAAATCATCAAAACACTGATTTATATGGCTGACGATCAACCTGTTGCTGTAGTTGTCAGGGGTGATCATGAGGTTAACGAAGTGAAAGTTAAACATATTTTAGGTAGTGAAAAATTCGAAATAGCAAGTGCAGACACCGTGTCAAAGGCGACTGGAACCCCCTCGGGGTTCGTAGGCCCAAGCGGATTGACGATCCCTGTGTGGGTAGATTACGCCGTTGTCCAAATGTCCAGCGGTATCGCGGGCGCGAACGAGCTGGATTATCATTATCGACATGTGAATCCAAGGCGCGATATAGATCTTCGGCATGTGGCTGACTTGCGGAATGTCATAGAAGGGGATAGATGTCCTCGATGTGACGAAGGGGAATTGAAACTTTATCGTGGGATTGAGATCGGACACGTGTTTAAACTGGGCACCAAATATAGTGAGAAGCTGGGTGCGACTTTTCTAGATGCGTCCGGAACGGAGCAAACGATGATTATGGGCTGCTACGGTATTGGGGTTTCCCGAATCCTTTCTGCCATTGTAGAGCAAAATCATGATCAGAACGGAATGATATGGCCTCATGCGCTGGCCCCGTTTCAAGTTCATATCATTCCGATTTCTGTGAAAGACAGGCTTCAGATGCAATTAGCCGAGAAATTATACAACCAACTGCAGGATCACGGTGTGGAGGTGCTGCTGGACGATCGGGAGGAACGGCCCGGGGTTAAATTCAAAGACTCTGATTTAGTAGGTATTCCCGTGCGCATCGTCGTTGGTAAAGATGTCGAACACGGGAAAGTAGAGTTAGTGGAACGAAAAAGCTGCAACAAAGAGACGATTCATATCCAAGATGTAGAGAGACGGATATTGGAACTACGCTAA
- a CDS encoding spermidine synthase, protein MDVLYKKLSHNHEITVYETTELYGEKGLFRVMQFSNTAIQGAVDLNHPQRILFEYPRAIIHLMELNDPTFEDVFVIGHGIGTIAGHFTDKRFKIAELDAQVVEFSRTFFGYDQDNVTVGDGRRILEKEASDAYDYIILDAFTEQGTPLHLVSWEFFKMAKEKLDSEGSLIMNLMGKSEHDHLINAIHTTLREEFAYVTTFSLPSDGAADIQNIIMVGRDKPIRFQARQMADFHEITLGEGHILRDTDV, encoded by the coding sequence TTGGATGTCTTGTACAAAAAGTTGAGCCATAATCATGAAATCACAGTATACGAAACTACAGAGCTGTATGGTGAAAAAGGCTTATTTCGAGTGATGCAGTTTTCAAATACAGCCATCCAAGGCGCGGTGGACTTGAATCATCCGCAACGCATTCTGTTCGAATATCCGAGAGCAATCATCCATCTCATGGAACTGAACGATCCGACATTTGAAGATGTATTTGTTATTGGGCACGGTATAGGTACAATAGCGGGTCATTTTACAGATAAACGCTTTAAGATTGCCGAGCTGGATGCACAAGTCGTAGAGTTCAGCCGAACATTCTTTGGATACGATCAGGATAATGTAACTGTTGGCGATGGACGACGCATTCTGGAGAAGGAAGCGTCTGATGCTTATGACTATATTATTCTGGACGCCTTCACAGAGCAGGGTACACCCTTGCATTTAGTATCCTGGGAATTTTTCAAGATGGCCAAAGAAAAGCTGGATTCCGAAGGCTCCCTGATCATGAATTTAATGGGCAAAAGTGAACACGACCATCTGATTAATGCCATTCACACAACGTTGCGTGAAGAATTCGCCTATGTCACAACTTTCTCGCTCCCCTCGGATGGCGCTGCCGACATTCAAAATATCATTATGGTAGGTCGGGACAAGCCAATCCGGTTTCAGGCACGTCAGATGGCGGACTTTCATGAGATTACACTTGGAGAAGGCCATATTCTACGGGATACAGATGTTTAG
- a CDS encoding YebC/PmpR family DNA-binding transcriptional regulator, whose protein sequence is MGRKWNNIKEKKASKDANTSRIYAKFGVEIYVAAKQGEPDPESNRVLRVVLERAKTYNVPKAIIDRAIEKAKGAGDENYVELRYEGFGPNGSMVIVDALTNNVNRTASDVRSAFTKNGGSLGVSGSVAYMFDSTAVIGLVGKTADEVLELLMEADVEVRDIIEEDEAVIVYAEPDQFHAVQEAFKQAGVTEFTVAELTMLAQNDISLPEDAQVQFDKLIDALEDLEDVQQVYHNVDSEE, encoded by the coding sequence ATGGGACGTAAGTGGAATAACATTAAAGAAAAGAAGGCATCCAAGGATGCTAATACGAGTCGTATATATGCTAAGTTTGGCGTGGAAATTTATGTGGCAGCCAAACAGGGCGAACCTGATCCTGAATCCAATCGGGTATTAAGAGTCGTTTTAGAACGTGCAAAAACGTACAATGTACCCAAAGCAATCATTGACCGTGCTATTGAAAAAGCAAAAGGTGCTGGCGATGAAAACTACGTAGAGCTTCGTTATGAAGGTTTCGGACCGAACGGTTCCATGGTCATTGTAGATGCACTGACCAATAACGTTAATCGTACAGCATCGGATGTGCGTTCTGCTTTTACTAAAAATGGCGGTAGCCTGGGCGTGAGCGGATCTGTAGCCTACATGTTTGATTCAACAGCAGTTATTGGTCTGGTGGGTAAAACCGCAGATGAAGTGCTGGAGCTGTTGATGGAGGCAGATGTAGAGGTGCGTGACATCATTGAAGAAGATGAAGCCGTCATCGTATATGCAGAGCCTGATCAATTCCATGCTGTGCAGGAAGCTTTCAAACAAGCAGGAGTGACTGAGTTTACCGTTGCGGAGCTCACCATGCTTGCTCAAAATGATATTTCTCTTCCAGAAGATGCACAAGTTCAATTCGATAAATTGATTGATGCATTAGAAGATTTGGAGGATGTTCAGCAGGTTTACCATAATGTAGACTCTGAGGAATAG
- a CDS encoding TetR/AcrR family transcriptional regulator, with protein MGRAKEFDTESVLRKAMAVFGEHGYEGTSLTILLDQLGIARQSLYDTYGTKYDLFFSAIQLYIRDKTEAVVHLLSQPGSIKDAIAMIFNESVRVLTDKRLSKECFIMNSAIEQAPHHHEIKAFISENTEKLELAFYDALVRAQKEGEIHATESELLSIARFLNHARLSLTFTAKTGASTEVLRDIVRTTLSILD; from the coding sequence TTGGGAAGAGCTAAAGAATTTGATACTGAAAGTGTTCTACGAAAAGCTATGGCTGTATTTGGAGAGCATGGTTATGAGGGAACTTCTCTGACAATTTTACTGGATCAGCTGGGTATAGCGCGGCAGAGTCTTTATGATACCTACGGAACGAAATATGATTTGTTTTTTTCGGCTATTCAGCTTTATATACGTGACAAGACCGAAGCCGTAGTTCATCTGCTCAGTCAACCTGGGAGCATTAAGGATGCAATAGCGATGATTTTTAATGAATCTGTTAGAGTGTTGACGGATAAGAGGCTGTCCAAGGAATGCTTTATTATGAACAGTGCTATTGAACAGGCTCCGCATCATCATGAGATCAAAGCTTTTATTTCTGAAAACACTGAAAAGCTTGAACTTGCTTTTTACGACGCCCTAGTCCGCGCCCAAAAAGAGGGGGAGATTCATGCTACGGAATCTGAGCTATTGTCAATCGCCAGATTTCTAAATCATGCCCGACTATCGTTGACATTTACCGCCAAGACAGGCGCGAGCACTGAGGTGCTTAGAGATATTGTGCGTACAACGCTGTCGATTTTAGATTGA
- a CDS encoding nuclear transport factor 2 family protein produces MTINPNTDEVKQQAQAVMHKFTSNLLEENMEQWISLFDDNAVFEFPYAPKHFAQMLQGKAAIYEYIKEFPNILRIQHFSSPIIHTTTDPDLFVAEFACEAQAVSTGKPYNQTYISIIKLKSGKIIHYKDYWNPLVALEALKS; encoded by the coding sequence ATGACAATTAATCCGAATACTGACGAAGTAAAACAGCAAGCGCAAGCAGTCATGCATAAATTTACGAGCAACCTGTTAGAAGAAAATATGGAGCAATGGATTTCATTATTTGATGATAACGCTGTTTTCGAGTTCCCTTATGCACCTAAGCATTTTGCACAAATGCTTCAGGGCAAAGCAGCAATTTACGAGTACATTAAGGAGTTTCCTAATATACTTCGGATTCAGCATTTCTCTTCACCAATTATCCATACGACAACGGACCCGGATTTATTCGTGGCCGAGTTCGCCTGTGAGGCGCAGGCTGTGAGCACAGGTAAACCGTATAATCAAACCTACATTTCTATTATTAAGCTGAAGAGCGGAAAAATTATTCACTACAAAGATTACTGGAACCCTTTAGTAGCTCTTGAAGCCCTGAAATCATGA
- a CDS encoding NAD(P)H-binding protein: MKDRNIALITGANGKTGSRVAARLTQLQHPVRLAGRAHPAEWEGKDYVYFDWYDESTHAQALMNVDKIYLVVPVLDVNPAKVMIPFIERALREGVQRFVLLGSASVPEDGPVFGPVHQALRRLAPEWAVLQPSYFMENFTEGQHVSTIKNTSTIYSATGDGRVGFVSADDIAEVGVRALIDDKPHNIAHVITGPQSLTYGEVGKIIGKLTGQAIQHISLPDEELKAGMVRAGMPEEYADMLAGLDRRIRENGSEDQVTHTVERVTGRRPISFEQFVLSHGDSWK, encoded by the coding sequence ATGAAAGACAGAAATATAGCATTGATTACAGGAGCAAACGGCAAAACAGGTAGCCGTGTAGCCGCCAGACTTACGCAACTTCAGCATCCGGTACGTTTGGCAGGACGTGCTCATCCTGCCGAATGGGAAGGGAAAGATTATGTATATTTTGATTGGTATGATGAATCAACACATGCACAGGCGCTGATGAATGTAGATAAAATTTATTTGGTAGTACCTGTGCTGGATGTCAATCCCGCCAAAGTGATGATTCCTTTTATTGAGAGGGCCTTGAGAGAAGGAGTGCAAAGGTTTGTGCTGTTAGGGAGCGCATCTGTGCCTGAGGACGGACCAGTATTTGGACCTGTGCATCAAGCACTACGTAGATTAGCTCCAGAGTGGGCTGTATTGCAGCCATCCTACTTTATGGAGAATTTTACAGAAGGTCAGCATGTAAGTACCATCAAAAACACCAGCACGATTTATAGTGCGACAGGAGATGGGAGAGTAGGTTTTGTCAGCGCAGATGACATTGCAGAAGTGGGAGTACGAGCTCTGATTGACGATAAACCACATAACATAGCTCATGTCATCACTGGACCTCAGTCACTAACCTATGGCGAAGTCGGTAAGATTATTGGGAAGTTAACAGGCCAAGCAATCCAGCATATCTCGTTGCCTGATGAAGAGCTAAAAGCGGGCATGGTTCGAGCTGGAATGCCTGAAGAATATGCAGATATGCTGGCGGGATTGGATAGAAGGATACGTGAAAATGGAAGTGAAGATCAAGTTACTCATACCGTAGAGCGTGTCACTGGGCGCCGTCCGATATCATTCGAGCAGTTTGTTCTGAGCCATGGGGATAGCTGGAAATAA
- a CDS encoding oxalate decarboxylase family bicupin, whose protein sequence is MHNDCPKNVRIPQPIRSDGAGGIDKGPRDVMRDLQNPDMLVPPVTDNGLIPNMRFSFSDAHMQLNHGGWSREVTVRELPIATTLAGVNMSLTPGGVRELHWHQQAEWSYMLLGSARITAVDQNGRNFIADVGPGDLWYFPPGIPHSIQGLEDGCEFLLVFDDGSFSDLNTLSISDWFAHTPKDVLSANFGVSEADFAAIPQEQVYIYQDSIPGSIQSQAVPSPYGTLPQSFKHELLAQPPIKTPGGSVRIVDSSNFPISKTIAAALVEIEPGAMREMHWHPNNDEWQYYLTGQGRMTVFGGNGSARTFDFRAGDVGYVPFAYGHYIQNTGSSSLWFLEMFKSDRFADVSLNQWMALTPTELIQSNLHVGVDVISNLRKVKWPVVKYPGYSYDPKKK, encoded by the coding sequence ATGCATAATGATTGCCCGAAAAATGTAAGAATCCCCCAACCCATCAGAAGCGATGGTGCTGGGGGCATCGACAAGGGCCCACGTGATGTGATGAGGGATCTACAAAATCCCGATATGCTGGTTCCCCCCGTAACGGACAATGGTCTCATTCCGAATATGAGATTTTCTTTTTCTGACGCCCATATGCAGCTTAATCATGGTGGGTGGTCAAGAGAAGTAACGGTAAGAGAATTACCTATTGCCACAACCCTTGCCGGGGTGAATATGAGTTTGACGCCGGGAGGTGTACGTGAGCTTCACTGGCATCAGCAGGCGGAATGGTCTTATATGCTGTTGGGAAGTGCTCGTATTACGGCAGTTGACCAAAATGGACGTAATTTTATTGCTGATGTGGGTCCCGGGGATCTCTGGTACTTTCCTCCTGGCATTCCCCACTCTATACAGGGGCTTGAGGATGGCTGTGAATTTTTGCTGGTTTTTGATGATGGCAGCTTTTCCGATCTGAACACCCTATCCATCTCGGATTGGTTCGCACATACTCCCAAAGACGTACTTTCTGCAAATTTTGGTGTATCAGAAGCTGATTTTGCAGCAATTCCTCAAGAACAAGTATACATCTATCAGGATTCAATTCCCGGTTCAATTCAAAGCCAAGCGGTTCCCTCTCCTTACGGGACGTTGCCCCAATCCTTCAAGCATGAATTACTAGCCCAGCCCCCAATCAAAACACCGGGCGGAAGCGTACGAATCGTTGACTCCTCTAATTTTCCGATTTCCAAAACCATCGCAGCCGCCCTTGTTGAGATTGAGCCCGGAGCCATGCGAGAAATGCACTGGCACCCCAATAATGACGAATGGCAATACTATCTTACAGGGCAAGGACGGATGACTGTCTTTGGTGGTAATGGCTCTGCCCGCACATTTGATTTTAGAGCCGGAGATGTCGGATATGTTCCTTTTGCTTATGGTCATTACATTCAAAATACTGGCTCTAGCTCATTATGGTTTCTTGAAATGTTTAAGAGTGACCGTTTTGCGGATGTTTCACTAAATCAATGGATGGCTCTTACCCCCACAGAACTGATTCAGAGTAATTTACATGTAGGTGTTGATGTAATCTCTAATTTACGAAAGGTAAAATGGCCCGTCGTCAAATATCCTGGTTATTCTTATGACCCTAAAAAGAAATAA